Genomic DNA from Oceanispirochaeta sp.:
ATAATCTGTAATCTTTCGGTGATAACCTCATCGACTTTGACCATGTCGCAACCACAGGCACATTTTTTATCCTCTTCAGGTATATCGTGCACTATGACTTCTCGCGGTATGGATGGATCAATTGGCTTGCGGCCTTTCTTCTGCCTCTTATGCTCCGGAATTATGAGCTCTTCAAGTACTTCTTCGAATTCTTCGGTAGTAAACTCTTCAAAGAGTTCCGGCTGTAGAGGGCTGACTTTTTCACTGGATCTACCGAAGAGGCTATTTAAAGCAATGTTCAGTTTATTTTCCAGGTCATTGACCTTGTTCTCAAGAGATTTAATATACTTAAAAACTTCAGGGCTTAAATCCTGATTTTTGATATTCATCTCCCAGACTTTATTACTTTAAGGGAAATTATAAAACCCTTTAATTCATCTGATTGAATTTTATTTCTTTATGGGCTTTCCAGAAGTCAATTCCATTGAGCAAGAGCTGTAATTGTTCAAGATTTATTTCTTCAGCATCCTCTTCTGTCATAGGCCAAGGGAATTTATCTTTTTCCAGTTTTTTCTGCCACATGCAAAAACCATTTCGGTCCCAGTAGATACATTTTAGATTCTTTCTATCTTTGCTACAGAATAGAAACAAGCTTCCAGAGCCGGAGTCCTTTTTCATCTCGTCTTCCGCCAGTATGGATAGACCGTTAATCTGTTTCCTCATATCGGTAACACCGGGTCGAACAAATATGGAGACTTTTGAGAGATCTACTATCATAGTGAGACCTCTTTCAATGCCGAAATCAGTACAGCGATTTCATCGGTTGTAAGCTCTACAGGGAACTCTATTACAATCTGGTTATAGGAGAGTTTCATTTTCTCTTCGGATTTAATTGGGGTTGATATCTTCACTAGCAGCTGATGGGGAACCACAATGGCTGGAGAGTCAAACTTCTTTTTCCAGTAAATGAAAGTAGAAGGGTTGATATTACTTTCTCTACAGTATCCATTGATTGATAGCCCAGACGATTTGTATTTGCCTATTTCATTTTTCCAGTCTTCCCGGGATCTTTTGTTTTTCATATTACCTCCGGGATATAGGATGGGAGATATTGGAGATTATTTTAATGGCCTGTTATTTTGACGGTTACTGTTAAACTCAGAAGCTGTGAGTTGCATCGCTCTCAGCTCTTTTTCAATGATATAAAGCTTTCTGATGTACTTGATAGCCTTATTCGCTTGTCCACCATTCTTAGTCGCCTTGGCTGCGTCTACAAATTTCCTGCGGATATGGGCTAAGCAGGCAACGTGCCACAGCTTGTATGCTCTTGTGGCTGCATTATAGCCAGCATAACCATCTGTTTGGATAGAACCACCATATCCGTCCAGCAGCTTAACAGCCATTTCCGCTTT
This window encodes:
- the tnpB gene encoding IS66 family insertion sequence element accessory protein TnpB (TnpB, as the term is used for proteins encoded by IS66 family insertion elements, is considered an accessory protein, since TnpC, encoded by a neighboring gene, is a DDE family transposase.); the protein is MIVDLSKVSIFVRPGVTDMRKQINGLSILAEDEMKKDSGSGSLFLFCSKDRKNLKCIYWDRNGFCMWQKKLEKDKFPWPMTEEDAEEINLEQLQLLLNGIDFWKAHKEIKFNQMN